taggggatacggggaatccatttagtactatggggtatagacgggtccactaggagccatgggcactatagaagtttgattacgtgtgctggctcctccctctacgcccctcctaccagactcagtctaagaaactgtgcccgagtagacaGACATACTttcagagaaggatatagaaaaggaaagtggtgaaaatttgaaccagcacaaccagaacaagaggaaagccatgctaaccaaacttgcaaacagggacgGCAACAGCTGAACcagacaacattacttaaccaagtaacagtgcaggaagcacgaagcaccgggcaggcgcccagtatcccctacagactacgagaaaaggatttaccggtatgtaattaaaatcatatttcttcTTACGTCCTAGGTGATACtggtaatccatttagtaccatgaggaagtaccaaagcacccaaaccgggtgggagagtgctgaggttcctgcagaactgactgaccaaactgaaggtcctcagaggccaaggtatcgaacttgtaaaacttagcaaatgtgttcgaacccgaccaagtagctgctcggcagagctgtaaagctgagagaccccgggcagctgcccaagaggtACCCACCGACCTAGTTGGCTTGTACCAATTTTGGAATCAGCAAACCTGTcgtggaataagcatactggatagtgagcCTGGTCCAGCATGCAATTGACTGTTTCGAAGCAAGCaacgatcaagtaggggctcttgacaacgcccccagctccgacacacgtcttgctgaagccaaggccaacagtgtgacgggcttccacgtaagatactttacgtctacctcctgtaacggttcaaaccagtccgattggaggaactgcagcaccaaattgagatcccaaggtgctgtaggaggcacaaagggagcttggatatgaagaacacccttcaagaacgtctggaccttagggagcgaagccaattgtttctgaaagaaaatagacaaggccgaaatctgaattttaatggagcctaggcctAGATCtattcccgactgcagaaaaagcaggaaacgtcatagttgaaattccaccgcagaataatgtctgctctcacaccaagagacatatttcttccagatacgatggtaatgtttagacgttaccccctttctggcttggatcatagtcgggatgacctcgtCAGGAATccttctcctggctagaatcagctgttcaacttccatgccgttaaacgtagccgtggtaagtcttgatagacgaacgggccctgttgcagaagatcctctcaaagaggcagaggctacggatcttcgatcagcatctccagaagatccgcataccaggcccttgacggccagtccggagcaatgaggattgcttgaaccttttccctttttattctttttagaattcttgggatcagaggaatgggaggaaacaagtacaccagctggtagacccacggagttgttagagcgtctactgctactgcctgtgggtccctcgacctggaacaatattttgagcttcttgttgagtcgagaggccatcatgtcaatttgtggaaacCCCCAGCGACGTGTTAATCACCAGAAcacttccgggtggaggccccattccccctggtgcaggtcgtgtctgctgaggaattctgcttcccagttgtctactcccggaatgaagatcgccgacaacaccacggcgtgtttttccgcccagaggagaattcttgacacctctgacattgcggctctgcttttcgttccgccctgtttgtttatgtacgttaccaccgtcacattgtccgactggacctgaatggtctaattctgaagaagaaatgaggcctgcagaagggcattgtactgtagatagccctgagttcctggatgtttattggaaggacgacttcctgacttgaccatcttccctgaaactgtaccccctgggtgactgcgccccaacctctgaggcttgcgtctgtggttagcaaaatccattctgaatcccaaacctccgaccctcgactaggtgagaagtctgtagccaccacagaagggagatcctggcttttggggacagacgaatcctctggtgcatgtgaagatgtgatccggaccatttgtccaacagatccagctggaagggcctcacatgaaaccttccgtactgaagtgcttttaagaagccaccattttccccagaaggcgtatgcaaagatgcacagagatccgggtcgatgtactgagattcgggtcggcttcagACAGCCCAAACCATCATCTGGATTACCATTgctttttccaagggaaggaacactttctgagactctgtgtccagtatcattcccaggaaatgaagcctctccgttggttctaggtgagattttggtaagttcagaatccacccatgatgcaGGAGAAGTCTGAttgagagaccaatgttctccaataactgctccctggacggtgcctttatcagaagattgtccaggtacggaattatgttcactccatgtTTGCGGAGCAGAAtcctcatctctgccatcactttttggtgaacactctcggtgccatggagagaccaaatggcaaggcctggaactggtagtgccagtcctgcagtgcaaaccgtaggtaagccttatgaggcgaccagatcggaatttgaaggtacacatccttgatattcagagacactagtaattccccctcctccagacccgagatcaccgctctcagagactcccttGAACACTCATAGGTatgggttcaacaacttgaggttcagaatcggccttaccgaaccttccggttttggtacttcaaacaagctggaatagtaacccttgttttgtagatgaggtggaactggaacaatgacctgggtctgtaacagtttttgaatggtgtcctgtaaggttattcttgcctcttgtgaaactggtaagcctgatttaaagaatctgtgaggtgggagctcctggaactccagtctgtagccctgggatataaggtctatgacccagggatccttgcacgatcttgtccagatgtgactgaagaattttagccgggctcccacctgcctgtcttccaggcatcacggtccaccgtcatgcagaaggttttgaggaagcagagcctgagcactGTTCCtctgaaccagcagtcgctggctTTCGTGGTTTtcctctggcggcggtagaagaacctctggccttgcccctaaacttggcagtccgaaaaggactgtaaattgggtgctgagtaggccttcctagctggcggagctgcagaaggtaggtatgtgcacTTACATGCAGTAGCTCGGGAGATgcatttgtcgagttcatctccaaataagtcctcacctgtgaaaggcaggccttctaGGCCTTTCCTGGAgttcgcgtcagcagtccacttatGTAGCCATAAtgccctgcatgccgacactgccatagctgtagtgcgtgcattaagcaaacctatttatttattatttgttaagtttcttatatagcccagcaaattctgttgcgctttacaattggaaatagcaatgatataacaaaactgggtaataacaaacagtcatagagataggaaggccctgctcgcaagtttacaatttaTAGAGACCTTTACAAAcctatatctttcatggcttccaccataaagtttgcagagtcttgtataaaTTGCAGGAGAAAAAACAATTTCCTCCTGAGGTGTCTAAGCCCTCAGTTAAATTACCttatcatttagcaatggcttgtgtaatccacccacatgctatagtgggtctctgtgccaccccagtagcagtatacaaagatttgagggtagtctcaatcttgtgatcagccgcatcttttagggaggttgcaccagggacaggcaatacaattttacgtgagaccctggagactgacgcatccactatcggtggatattcccattttttcctatcctcaggaggaaaaagaAAAGATAACAACCGTCTAGGAATttttaatttcttatctggattaacccacggttcttcaaacagggtatttagttcctttgacacaggaaacgtggctgaggattttttctttatattaaagtaagattcctcactctcctccgtCACCTTATCATGGATATTTAGAatttctctgatagcatctattagagcctctacaccctgtgacagagtaccctcccctacctctatgcccacctcaccttcctccatttctgacccttcattatcagagtcataatgcaggatatgggccaaggtACGTTTTTGCGgttaaatggtagaggactgagacgctggtccttttttataaactcagccatagactgccttaagtattgcgtctccttctcattacgaGATCGTTTTGTAGAAATGGTGTAACtcgttcccctaatggagtccagccatgctggttctgccccactagcctgggaagggaaactacactgagtacacactagtgaatccCCTGGAGAAGactaacactgtgccttacatgaaacacactctttgcctgacatactgcagcagtgacagcacacacacaggaaaaggataaaagcacaattaacccacaaagagccctaaaTTATGTGGGGTGGACCGAGCGCTATGgttagtattgtgtgtataagaatGAAaataagataaataaaataaaataaaaaaaatacataaacgaGTTACCAATGTTTAAGTGTTTAAGCTCTTTTCAGAAAAGTTTGTATTTGGCAGCACAAGCCTGGTCCTGATATGATGTTGTGTTGTCTCTCCCTATCTTACCCTATTCGTAGCTGGTGTCCTCCGTCTTGTGCTGGCGGCAAGAGTTCAATAGTGCACTCCGTGCTCGGCTTAGCTGATAGCGGCGGTGAGCGGGATGACAGCTAACGGATAGTAGCAACTGGACCTGTGGCTGTGTTTATCCTCAACGCGTTTCACACGTGACAGTGCTTCCTCAAGAGtgataaaacaatttttttttactttatttattcaTTAAAATCTTGGTACTTCTGGCGAAAGTGACCAAACGGAAGTCCATAAAAAGGTGGCAACCATGTGCTATATTCCTTCTGATTAAAATACATTTCTGGTAACTCGTTTAAATAGAATATGTGATACCGACCTTAATGTACTAAAATGTAGGGGGGTTATAATTGAGAAGGAAACGGTTTATAGAAATGCTGATAATTCTATGTCAATGTTCAATCCTGCAGGTTCGAGAGTTTTTAATTCATATATCCAaaatgtctctttttttctttaaacatgAAATTGGATCTTCTCCATTCCAACCTGGAACAATTTTTTGGATCCCCATAAATGATGTGCCGGTTGGATCTTTATTATGGTGTTTCAAGTAGTGCAAagagacactatgggggtaattctgagttgatcgcagcaggaattttgttagcagttgggcaaaaccatgtgcactgcaggggaggcagatataacatgtgcagagagagttagatttgggtggggtgtgttcaatctgcaatctaatttgcagtgtaaaaataaagcagccagtatttaccctgcacagaaacaaaataacccacccaaatctaactctctctgcacattatatctgcctcccctgcagtgcacatggttttgcccaactgctaacaaagttcctgctgcgatcaactcagaattagcccctatgtgaATCCAGTCCCCTCTTAATATTATACAAGTGATCTGCTATTCTGATTTTTAACTTTCTTTTAGTTAGGCCAATGTATGCAATAAATGAGtgcaataaagaaaatacatatcttacctatttcaaggccatgttcaaggaaatgtatatcagttaattgtataattgatcatttaatcttggaagtgatggcaccctgatgtttcttctaacaggaagcacttctaccatccaactaatggtgtttggttaatggctgggttaatttaaggctcatctcacagcagctcattagcatttcattcgggatgcagtcaagatgccggcatttggcatcccggcggtcggaaagctgacaccagcatcccgaaactgcttggaatgctgatgctggcatctcaacatagatagcgatgcagaatgccaaaatccggattgagCTGGTGCCaatgtctccactggcaagccacgtgggagggttaggctgcgagggtggtaggtttagggttagtctgcagggagggagactaggaagggtgggttagacaccactgaagaggctggggaagggtggcgggttaaggtcaggctgtgggaaaggtgggttagggggagggatggtgtaatgtgaatacgagacactactgtgcagtgtaatgtgaataagggacactactgtgtggcataatttgatttggaagtactattgtgtccacgcccttcccccacaagaccatgccccatttccaatactcacaccttatttcaaatgtgtgtaggggggcggggcgccagccccttactttgccaggggcgcttggacccctagctacacccctgctcaaggcaccccaacagtccaggatttaggtatatccatggctcagcacagatggttaaatcaaattgactgaggtgctaattgagtcacctgtggccaagcatggatacatttaaaacctggaccgttggtttAAGTGTTTTTAGTTATACTGTAACTTTTTGTACTCCATAAAAATTATTTAGTTTTATTTAGACCATTTGTGTTATCCTGCCATCAGGATTCTGGTTCGTGCCAAGTGAGGTTATGAGAAAGTCAGCAGCCCTATCACCAGAAAAGAAACCATTGGCTGAGTGACTGTTGAAAGAGGAGAGTGTTGTCACTGATATTGGACACAAACGTTAAATTCCTTGTTTGAATCTAATAATTTGCACagctctgtacatacagtatgtggtaAAGATATGACAGTCTTACAAATTATGTATTCTTTCGTTCCTTTGAAGTATAGTCCTATAAGATCAGGAGCATAAAGATGCCACAGACAGATGGCAACTGTGTATATATTGTTTCGCTACACGTTCTGAGATAACCTTGTCAATAAAAAGATTGCACAAACATACTACACATTGCTCATATCCTCCAGTTCTTTTATCAATGGGAAATCCAGCGGATGGGGCAGtagggatggtgtagtggttagcattactgcctcacagcactgaggtcatgggttcgattcccatcatgccccttactgtgtggagtttgtatattctctctgtgcttGTGTCGGTTTtttcaggtactccagtttcctcccacaatccaaaaatatactggtaggttaattggctcacaacataattaaccctagcgtgaatgtgtgtgcgtgtacttgtggtagggaatatactgtagattgtaagctccactagggcagggactgatgtgaatggccaaacattctctgtaaagtgctatggAATATTTGTGcactatacaaataactggtaataataataaagatgAGCACAGTTTTCACAAGTCTGGTTCAAGAAAAATTCAGAATCAATGTATCCTTTTTAATACCttatgtcagaggttctcaaactcggtcctcgggggcacacacagtgcatgttttgcaggtctcctcacagaatcgcaagtgaaataattagctccacctgtggaccttttaaaatgtgtcagtgagtaattaatacacctgtgcacctgctgggttacctgcaaaacatgcactgtgtgtgcccccgaggacagagtttgagaacctctgccttatgtTTTGCACACCTCATCTTCTTCACCTTGCTACAGAACTTCTTTATGACTTCTAAGACCCTTATAATTTACACGCTCTGATACACCCACTTATGTGACCAGAAAGTAGCAggatcgggatccggtctctaggtcgacatgtactaggtcaacatgactttttcaaaaacaagatttttttttttactttttcatgctttatgagccacgtggactacaattgggaacggtaacctgtgctaagCGCTGCATTTTATAAAATTGGCCCTTTAAATACTATGGCGCGAAATCATCCATTTTGCCAACGCCATTTCATTTAGTCAGATTACATTTTCCTTGATGTGGTTACAGTACAACGCTTCATGGAATACTGAAAGCTTTGTGTAAAGGTGTTTTCTACATGCGGCTGATGGTCGACTTCTGCATGCTCACCTCTACATAACTGCCTCATTTTCTGTCCCCTTATGTCCCCAGCCAATGCAGGTTCTAGGCAATAtggggtaactttactaagaagggagttctatttaagatgggatgttgcccatagcaaccaattagattatacttctcatttatctagcaccttttttaagataatacctggaatctgattggttgctgtgggcaacatcccatcttaatataactcctatcttagtaaatttaccccactgactcCTAGGAATAAGTGTTAGCATCTGCCCTTCCCATCCCTCTCCCTTGATATTTTACAATATATTGGCATCAATGTTGTGATTGAATTAGATGGGTAATGGTTTATAAATCATTGCAATGTAAATAAAACAAGTTTATTACAGTATACTCTCCACTGATACCATTATACAGCCACCCAGATCAGGTTGGTGATTAACAGCAGGCAAATATGACCTCACATACATGTCATGTCTCTAACTGAAGGCAGATGGAGTATTTCTAAGGCCATTAGGTGCCGCGTTTCAAGGAAACACTGCATATTAACACCGCACAATAACCCTTGCACTGCCAGCGCAGAAAGATCTGGCACCTCACAAAACCCTGCGCCCATATAAAAAAAACCAGAGGGCCATGTGCCCCTATAAAACCTAGCACTGCTATATTTACCCTTGTCATATGCCACCACAAATAATTAACTCCAGTGTTCTCATatactgtaacatcagtgtcatcgACTACCATCCTATTGGACAGTAGACTATTTGCACCATCCCCAGGCCTCATTATTTCCATAGGGTGGTGTCCAAACCACCAATTTATTTACCCTTTCAGCTGTATCAAAGCCTTTGGGAGTAATAATGGTCTGGACTTTATATATTTAACACATTGTATTTTACAAATACTGACCACTGCCTGTCTCCAATCCTGTATTCTCTTTCTGAACAGAGATTACCTCATGTCCACATAGGCTGAGTGGCTGTAGGATAAGAGCAGCTTATGCCCTGACTGGACTCTCTATACCATTTTGTGGTATAAATGTACTTTGATGCTCGGAATATCTGCACGTCAGTACTGTGCCGCCACCATACAAATTTAAGGTTGAGTGGTGAAGTTTTGGTAATGGATGCGCACCCTCTGCAAGTGACACTGCCCAACCGGCAGCTGTGACGGCACATAAAATACATTAGTTGGCAGGCCTGACTCCACCTTGAGATAAATGGTCCGTGTGCATTCCTGATTTCCGCCCCCTAGCAATATTCCTAGTCTCAGCCATGCATGTAGGTAATCAAACACTTCTGTACATCCCGTATTCAAATACTTCTGCCACCCCTAGAAGATAATGCtaaagtaatgcagcaggaggtttgGTTTGAAAACTGACCAAtccagtagtatttcaggggtgatATAAGGCTATATATATTCTACCTGTATATTTATATTTCAATGCCCTTATAGGATCATAGATTGGATTTTCATTTCACATAGTGTAATATAATGTGTATGCACAGAGCACTATTTTTCTGTACACATCATTTCTTGCTGATTACAAGCCGTCAGTTGGTTGGTTTGTTACAGATCTGAAAGAAATGGTCACATTAGTGCGCCGTGTGAGAGCTAGTCGTTTTTCTTATCCTCTTTCTTGTCCGTCGTCTTTCTGTATTTCAAGATGACCAGCGTGACCCAGGTATTGAGAATCAACATCACAACGAACCGAAGCAGAACTGCAACCAGAAAAATTAAAAGTAAACCAGTTGTCTATAGAGGAGAAAAAAATTATATTCCTCACTAGGAGCTGGTGACATCACTGGTTTAGCAATAAGAATTCAGCCTATCACTTTACAAGGACTTGGAGACATCACTGGGGAATTGATAAGAATTCCACCTATCACTTCACAAGACACAGGCGACGTCACTGGAAAATTAGATGAGAATTAATGCGTCACTAAGAACAGATGACAATAATAGAACAAACTctaagaatttgggggtaaatttactaagatgggagttctatttaagatgggatgttgcccatagcaaccaatcagattccaggaattatcttctagaaggtgctagagaaatgagaagtagaagctgattggttgctatgggcaacatcccatcttaaatagaactcctatcttagtaaatttacccccaggtctctCTCTTCACTAGGAACAAGTGACATCACTGGGGTATTGATAACAAATGAAGTTCTCATCACAGGCATTTTCCAAAAATTATGGAAATCAAGCCCTAGCCTATTTTGATATTTTCTCACACACATACCATCTGCTGTGTGACATACCTGCTTTGTCTCCAGTGGTCATTAGCGTGGTAAATATCCTAGCTGTAAACAAAGAATAATCACATTACATATGTAATACTGAATAACTGGAGCACACTCTGTATTTGAATTATTCTTCAATTGGACAAACGACCTGATCTACAGTGGGAGGTCCCGATATCAGGGCTACACACTaagctatttttttattattaaatacgGTTTTTCTGCTCCACCACACGGAATCTGCATGCAGTATGTCCACCCACAAGGAGGACGAGGTAATCAGTATAAATCAtaagaaatatgggcagattatcgaGAATGCACACAATATCAGGAGCTTTCTTGCCGATATCTTCTGGCATGTCTGACCAATTTGCTAATTATTGTATTCTATTAAATAAGCAGGATGGATCCTTTAATATCTGCAGTCATGTAGCGTACAATGTATATAGTACTTCACTGACGCTACTGCCATCGGGGGAGGCACACGCCATATTTAGATATAGATTTACCATCTGAAGAGGTTAAGTGGAGTTGTTTGCCacggtaaccaatcagattctagctttcaCTTTATAGAGTGAACTATAAATGACAGcttgaatctgattagttgctatgagctACACCGCCACTTGTCCCCTTTAGAAGGTTTGCTAAACCTCCCTCTCagttctaaagctaggtacacactggagcaacttGTACCCCGGCCCGTCGACTGAGCGGCCGATTAGGTAAGCTATACACACTTACTAATCTACCGCTCGATCTGTCGGTCCTCACATAACAGCTGGGCGGGCCTTTGAATTGGCCCACCCAGCTGTGACTTCAGTCCCTGCAGCCAGTATACACAGCCAGATgtgccgatatatctgcagatatacccgGTATCGGCTGTGCTACAGGGCCGACACGATatgtgaacgacgtcgttcatagaCACATTGGGTGTACACACACTCCAATCCGCAAACGATATATAGTCTATTCGATAGAACGGACAataaattgtccagtgtgtacccagattaaTTCTCTGGTGGCTCACCCTGAAGAGATGAAGCAAAacttctaaaataaaaataaaatccagCTCTGTCGATGAGCCATTTGCTGCTATTACAGAACGACATGTCTTACATGTCTTACTAattgaggaagcccccataagaggagcgaaacgcgtcagaagcagaccACTGGACCCTTGTACCAGCTTATTTGCACCCCCACAATATACCTTCATCCAGCAGCATCATTTGTGGAGCAAACGGAGATCGGGGGAATACCaccgtgactgaggtgtctgcatacggcacttggagacgtggactcatagagcctggaagacgggtaaactatcagcacagcaggcgccagtgaagcgccgttcccgcagcccgagaccgtctctcatGTCATTGGACTTTCCCGTGATACAACTACTGGTGcaggctacacgtaaggctccagtgtggagcggctaTTTTTGCACAATATTATCTTCTTTGCTAAGTGGTAACAGATTGAGGATATCCAATATATAACAACGCATAAATTTGTTAACTACTACACGGGTGCAAATCACAGCTGGTCAATtacttttttaatccaatatatggactgatttttatttattttttcaatatattctgtgcacagaagtttatcatagatccacctcctatagttaggcaagatatttgttagtgattttattttgaCCGGTCtattagtttattatatatatgtatttatatgtattaaaaaatatacagAACATATGAAATCatctatttgtttttattgaactctgagccatatcatactatttatagagcgcaagaggggattagttTAGTGTCTTACTAATGCAGGTATATGTTGCCATGCCCCATGTCAGGGCACTGGCCTGGCCCGAGTCTTGTGTGCTCCACAGGTGCTGAAGCTGTAGGAACTTGCTTGAGGCGCTGATCACGGTGCATAAATTCTGCAAGACAAGACAGTGCAGTCACAGACAACACCTCTGATCAGGGTAAACATAAGTCATTTATGTATTCTTTATACTGCAAATACAAATAGCTTATTAAGCTTCAACGCAGCTAAGACAGGCGTTCAACAGGGATTTGCATACAGCAGAATTTTACCTGTAAGGTTGTACATTACTTGCACAGGTCTGCACACCTGTTGTAGATTATACTGACTTCAGCCGTGGTAATTTTATTACACAATAAATAATTTTAAAAGTATGATCAAGCAAATCCCCTGCTTTACTGGTTACTCCCAAGACAAATACTTCTTCAcacttagggggtatccaattagccgcgataacACAATTCGCGATCGCAGCTAATGTCATCACACCGATCACGCAAAAAAATCCGCTTATCGCACCCCGCATGCTCCCATTTTTcgtacctatcctattccaaaatggcgaaAACGGGATTCAGGCGATAACTCTAGTTGGCAAAAGCGGTTCTAAGTATAGAAGTTAATGGGTAAATCTGCCTGTAACCCCCCAAAAAGCAAGACTattataggaaaacattatagaagtctattagaggccatttaaaaaaaactatttggTTTGATTAAAtgcggtcaaatggctgttatatgcatttttttttaaatgtgaaaaagttattcaaagctatttttttcagcaaaataagcgctctcattaaatttggggtacattaaAATGGGTATTAAtacatatttgggtcattttaggggactttaaaaaaaagtggaaatgaACCAATTACTCCAAccagcaagtctaaaaacacttgtgccactcaaagcaccccaatatac
The Pseudophryne corroboree isolate aPseCor3 chromosome 4, aPseCor3.hap2, whole genome shotgun sequence DNA segment above includes these coding regions:
- the SLC66A3 gene encoding solute carrier family 66 member 3 isoform X1; protein product: MVGLETELLVFANWSTLVVCMVLKFPQILSIMSARSAEGLSLGSVLLEVTGFLVFLRYQIYYDYPMETYLEYPILIAQDAILLLFIFHYSGSVRNALFYFGMFFGLWNILVLQKWIIDLALNLCTVISASSKFLQLQHLWSTQDSGQASALTWGMATYTCISSMSPRLQVPYADTSVTVVFPRSPFAPQMMLLDEARIFTTLMTTGDKAVLLRFVVMLILNTWVTLVILKYRKTTDKKEDKKND
- the SLC66A3 gene encoding solute carrier family 66 member 3 isoform X3 codes for the protein MGIPEHKFLVFLRYQIYYDYPMETYLEYPILIAQDAILLLFIFHYSGSVRNALFYFGMFFGLWNILVLQKWIIDLALNLCTVISASSKFLQLQHLWSTQDSGQASALTWGMATYTCISSMSPRLQVPYADTSVTVVFPRSPFAPQMMLLDEARIFTTLMTTGDKAVLLRFVVMLILNTWVTLVILKYRKTTDKKEDKKND